The Macaca mulatta isolate MMU2019108-1 chromosome 19, T2T-MMU8v2.0, whole genome shotgun sequence sequence cttcctctttctctctttcttcctttctttccctccctcccttctctttcttttctccttccttccttctttctttctctccttccttccttccttctctctttctttctctccttccttccttccttctctctctttctctccttccttccttccttccttccttccttccttccttccttccttccttccttccttcctctctctctctctctctctctctctctttctttctttctttctcttcctctcttcctttcctttttttttttttcgttggacagagtcttgctgtgtctcccaggctagagttcagtggcgtgatctcacgcttactgaaacctccgcccccaggttcaagtgattctcccgcctcagcctcccgagtagctgggactacaggcgcccgccaccacgctcggctaattttttgtgtttttagtacagatggggtttcactgtgttagccaggatagtcttgatctcctgaccccatgatccgcccccctcggcgtcctaaagtgctgggattacaggtgtgagccaccgtgcctggcctttctttttttttgagatagggtctcatctgtcgcccaggctggagtacagtcagtggtgcagtcatagctcactgcagctttgacctcctgggctcaagcaattcacctaccctggccttccaaagtgttgagattacaggtgtgagccactgtgcccggcctttttctttttctttttttttttgagatagcatggcttctgtcccccaggctgcagcgcagtggtgcaatgataggtcactgcagccttgaccacctgagctcaagcagtcctcccagactggcctcccagagtgctgggattataggcgtgagtcaccgcgcccggcctgccgtTTCCTTTCTCTGTTGCACGTAGCCCTGTTCTCTAGAACGGAGGCGTTATTTTATTATAGGAGCTTTTGGGCCTGAGCAAGCTGGGTGGACACTCACATTGGCACTTGCAGGCTACTTACCTCGGGCAAGGGCTTCCTCGTTCCCAAGCCCCAGTTTTCCGAGCCACTTAACAGGCATCACAGTCCTTTGCCTGGGTGAGGCCTGGGTGGCGGTCTCAGCACAGCCCCAGGTACGGGGTGAGCATCTGATAGATGTCACTGCTGGTGGCACATCTGAATGAAACAGGCCAGAGCAGTGCCGCTCTGCGTGGGCCAGTGCTCCTCGGAGGCCCGAGGGCACAGCCCCAGGGAGGGGGCGTAGGCCATGGGTGCCACGGAGAATGGGGGCAGGCCCAGGGCTGAGACCCAGGTTTTCCGACTTCCCGTTGTGTTTGTCCTGTGCCATATTCGTCCTCCGACTCCTGTGGCTGCATTGCGCAAGCCGGGAGCTCATGCGTCCGAGGACCATCCTCCAAGGCTGGATTGCTCCCTGCTCTCTTGGGGCTCCGCTGGGTGGGAATAGCAACTCCAGCTTCTCGGGGCCCCGGGCTACCGCTGTCTCTGCATCTGACCCTGGTCTCAGATCCAAGAGCCTAGGGACATTGGCATTGAGACCCTGGCACCTCTCGACTTGCCAGCACGGGTGGGAGACAGGAGCAGAGTGGTCCAGGGGCCTGGGAGTGGGAGGTCAGCGTCTCTCAGGGTTCCTCCCCACTCCGGGTGACATTCTGCTTCTGCCGTGGCGCCTCGGGGAGGCAGGTGCGGCCACCCCTGGGTGCTGCTGAGAAATGAGGTCACATGCTGAGGCCACTGGGGAAGGTGGTATTTCTGGCTGAGCAGGCGTGGCCTGTGCAGGGTTCCTGGCAGCTGAGCCCTAGGTCTTCTCAGCCATCCTGGCATTAGCAGGTTGACTTGATATTTCTGGAAGTGGGAAGGAAAGGGAGCCGAGGGGGCCGACCCGCTGAGCCGGGGTCCAGATGAATGTGTCAGAGTCTCTGCATTTGTGATGGGGGTGAGGTGGCCGGCTTGGCTCTGGGCATGATCGGGCCAGGCCTCCGACCTCTGTGCTGGGCATTGCGTGGACAGGGAGCTCAGGCGATGAGTGCAGCAGCGCTTGTGCCCGGCACAGGGATGGTGAGTGCCCG is a genomic window containing:
- the LOC114674117 gene encoding uncharacterized protein LOC114674117 isoform X2 — protein: MVLGRMSSRLAQCSHRSRRTNMAQDKHNGKSENLGLSPGPAPILRGTHGLRPLPGAVPSGLRGALAHAERHCSGLFHSDVPPAVTSIRCSPRTWGCAETATQASPRQRTVMPVKWLGKLGLGNEEALARAQGRKALSDQEAGRGPEAEPCGHKLTEGAKPPTAQVQQTDPAPELS
- the LOC114674117 gene encoding uncharacterized protein LOC114674117 isoform X3; translated protein: MVLGRMSSRLAQCSHRSRRTNMAQDKHNGKSENLGLSPGPAPILRGTHGLRPLPGAVPSGLRGALAHAERHCSGLFHSDVPPAVTSIRCSPRTWGCAETATQASPRQRTVMPVKWLGKLGLGNEEALARAQGRKALSDQEAGRGPEAEPCGHKLTEGAKPPTAQVQQTEFFKVEGK
- the LOC114674117 gene encoding uncharacterized protein LOC114674117 isoform X1 → MVLGRMSSRLAQCSHRSRRTNMAQDKHNGKSENLGLSPGPAPILRGTHGLRPLPGAVPSGLRGALAHAERHCSGLFHSDVPPAVTSIRCSPRTWGCAETATQASPRQRTVMPVKWLGKLGLGNEEALARAQGRKALSDQEAGRGPEAEPCGHKLTEGAKPPTAQVQQTDKETEACLFTDTCQALLRTLGFSYRRKDKNPCSHETDILAKKE